In Papaver somniferum cultivar HN1 unplaced genomic scaffold, ASM357369v1 unplaced-scaffold_114, whole genome shotgun sequence, a genomic segment contains:
- the LOC113328731 gene encoding uncharacterized protein LOC113328731: MDKSWMSTDRTKKRYREGVAAFLRYAVNHLKEEGETYDEFLMLCPCTNCLNLCACSVGDVEDHLFVNGIDQTYTIWNKHGEKDEAITSSKPVNVNNGMHAEFEMGTPTDAPDEDFGMGTPTDAPDTIDMMQAAEEFADDPIKFKKLLENAEKPLYEGCPNFTKLSAIVQLFKLKSKHGASDMFFNELLPLLKDMLPKEGNLMARSTYQAKKILKSMGSGYTKIHACINNCILYWNEHKDEKVCPTCKAPRWKVDRDGKVYENVPAKVLWYFDIIPRFQRLFQSKHTAKDLIWHDTTRNKDGVLRHPADSHAWREIDNNFPEIKGDPRNLRLAVSADGVDVNTGTKHHSGKRTWDAYAQEMFTLRAVVLWTINDYPALGTLCVCRYAGYHGCVVCRKKTHNIRLHDSNKNVYVGYRRFLPYEHPFRRQKGAFGGKQEWETAPEPMTGEEIYEENVGQSLVGTLLHNGNTKDGLNARKDLVRLGLKSELHPKTDDKGTILPAACYTLTTEEKDIFLETLSELRVPEGSISAKEIMVEELDKLQEDLCVTLCLLEKEVKLRGPVCFRWMYPFERCMKVIKGHVRNKNQPCGCIAEENVAEETIEIYCEYHKSIRTIGIPLDRHNTSQEGEPLSAEEPCIVTPEQLRQAHFYVMQNTPEIEPYIDRHKLYLETNYSTKKRAWLEKEHSNTFGAWLKNEVEKELADDRESISENLRWISHGPHYEVTKYTVYRINGYLFRTRSRDGRIHQNSGVSVAANDMHISRDDDVTYGKASYYGVLQEIWESDYCERKVHLFKCNWVDNKRGVKRDALGYKIVDLTMLGYKNDPFILASQAKQVFYVKDQLDKKKSIVFVTPPKNYRDDDGNDEEFSTVIFSANDNILPSVDPQDLGKESRNDYFRTDCRGLLIRKPK; the protein is encoded by the exons ATGGATAAATCCTGGATGAGTACTGATAGAACGAAGAAACGTTATAGAGAAGGAGTTGCGGCGTTTCTGCGGTATGCTGTCAACCATCTCAAGGAGGAGGGTGAGACATATGATGAATTTCTTATGTTGTGTCCGTGTACAAATTGTTTAAATCTCTGTGCATGCTCTGTTGGAGACGTAGAAGATCATTTATTCGTAAATGGAATCGATCAAACGTATACTATTTGGAATAAGCATGGGGAAAAGGATGAGGCAATAACTAGTAGTAAGCCAGTTAACGTCAACAATGGTATGCACGCTGAATTTGAAATGGGAACTCCCACTGATGCTCCAGACGAAGATTTTGGAATGGGAACTCCCACTGATGCTCCAGACACTATAGATATGATGCAGGCTGCAGAAGAGTTCGCAGATGACCCTATAAAGTTTAAAAAGTTACTTGAAAATGCTGAAAAGCCCTTATACGAAGGATGTCCCAACTTCACAAAGTTGTCTGCAATTGTGCAGTTGTTTAAGTTGAAGAGTAAGCACGGTGCATCAGACAtgttttttaatgaattgttacCCTTGTTAAAGGACATGCTTCCCAAAGAAGGTAATTTAATGGCGAGGAGTACATATCAggcaaaaaaaatattgaaatcaATGGGTTCAGGGTACACAAAGATACATGCATGTATCAACAACTGCATTCTTTATTGGAATGAGCACAAGGATGAAAAAGTGTGTCCTACTTGTAAAGCACCCAGATGGAAAGTTGACAGGGATGGTAAAGTTTACGAGAATGTTCCAGCAAAGGTATTGTGGTACTTCGACATCATCCCAAGATTTCAGCGGCTGTTTCAATCGAAGCACACAGCAAAAGATTTGATATGGCACGATACCACTAGAAACAAAGACGGTGTTTTACGTCATCCGGCAGACTCACATGCTTGGAGAGAGATAGATAACAATTTCCCAGAAATTAAAGGTGATCCAAGAAATCTGCGGTTAGCTGTTTCGGCTGATGGAGTTGATGTAAACACAGGCACCAAACATCACAGT GGAAAGAGAACATGGGATGCATATGCCCAAGaaatgtttactctacgtgcagTTGTTTTGTGGACGATAAACGATTATCCTGCTCTTGGTACACTATGTGTTTGTCGCTACGCTGGATATCATGGTTGTGTGGTGTGTCGTAAAAAAACGCACAATATTAGGCTtcatgactcaaacaagaatgttTATGTTGGTTATAGAAGATTTTTACCCTATGAGCATCCGTTCAGAAGGCAGAAGGGGGCATTTGGCGGAAAACAAGAGTGGGAGACTGCTCCAGAACCAATGACCGGGGAAGAAATATATGAGGAG AATGTGGGACAAAGTCTTGTTGGAACGTTGCTGCACAAcgggaatacaaaagatggattaaACGCCAGAAAGGATTTGGTGCGTTTGGGGTTAAAATCAGAGTTACACCCTAAGACAGATGACAAAGGAACGATACTTCCCGCAGCATGTTATACATTAACTACGGAAGAAAAAGACATATTCTTGGAGACACTATCCGAGTTAAGAGTTCCAGAAGG atcaATATCTGCCAAAGAAATCATGGTGGAAGAGCTAGATAAATtgcaagaggatctctgtgtgacGTTATGCTtactagagaa ggaagtgaagTTACGCGGTCCGGTttgctttcgatggatgtatcctttCGAAAGGTGTATGAAGGTTATAAAGGGGCATGTGCGAAACAAGAATCAACCTTGTGGATGCATTGCCGAAGAGAATGTTGCAGAAGAGACGATTGAGATATATTGTGAGTACCATAAAAGCATCAGGACAATTGGTATTCCACTAGATAGGCATAATACATCTCAGGAGGGAGAACCGTTATCAGCTGAAGAGCCGTGTATAGTTACCCCTGAACAGTTGAGACAAGCACATTTCTATGTAATGCAGAACACGCCTGAAATTGAGCCTTACATAGA CCGACACAAGCTATATTTGGAAACTAACTATTCTACTAAAAAGCGAGCATGGCTAGAGAAAGAGCACTCTAACACTTTTGGCGCTTGGTTAAAAAATGAG GTTGAAAAAGAGTTGGCAGACGACAGAGAAAGTATCTCAGAGAACTTAAGATGGATATCACACGGCCCGCACTACGAGGTAACGAAATACACTGTATATCGCATCAATGGATATCTATTCCGCACAAGATCCCGTGATGGTAGAATTCACCAGAATAGTGGGGTTAGCGTTGCAGCAAATGACATGCACATATCTAGAGATGATGATGTTACATATGGTAAAGCCTCTTATTATGGTGTCTTGCAAGAGATATGGGAGTCAGATTACTGTGAAAGAAAAGTTCATCTGTTCAAGTGCAATTGGGTTGATAATAAACGTGGGGTCAAAAGAGATGCTCTTGGCTACAAGATTGTTGACCTTACTATGTTGGGATACAAAAATGATCCTTTTATTTTAGCCTcacaagctaagcaggtattttatgtcaaAGACCAGTTAGATAAGAAAAAGTCTATTGTTTTTGTGACACCTCCCAAAAATTATAGAGATGACGATGGCAACGATGAGGAATTCAGTACAGTAATCTTTTCTGCGAATGATAATATCTTGCCGTCTGTAGATCCACAAGACTTGGGTAAAGAATCCCGAAATGATTACTTCCGAACTGACTGCCGAGGTTTACTTATACGCAAGCCAAAATGA
- the LOC113328923 gene encoding MLP-like protein 43, which produces MAQIHKLEVELKAKCCAEKLYAVMTRDAPKLPKYAPQIVHDCQVVPGDCEVRVGSVFVWHYVQDDKPSGIMAKEKITAVDHKNMSLTYTVFEGDLKNDYASFATTLTITPTQKDGSYNCLLKWSVQYEKANADVPDPTYFMKLLEDFTREVDINLLKEE; this is translated from the exons ATGGCTCAAATTCATAAGCTTGAGGTTGAACTTAAAGCTAAGTGCTGCGCAGAGAAGTTATACGCTGTCATGACCCGTGATGCACCCAAGCTTCCTAAATATGCTCCTCAAATAGTCCACGATTGCCAAGTTGTTCCTGGAGATTGTGAAGTTCGTGTAGGAAGTGTATTTGTTTGGCACTATGTACAGG ACGATAAACCTTCTGGCATCATGGCGAAAGAGAAGATAACTGCAGTGGACCATAAAAACATGTCACTAACTTACACAGTTTTTGAAGGAGACCTCAAAAATGATTACGCAAGTTTTGCTACCACACTTACAATCACTCCAACACAGAAGGATGGCAGCTACAATTGCCTTTTGAAGTGGTCAGTACAATATGAGAAAGCAAATGCAGATGTGCCTGATCCAACATACTTTATGAAATTACTGGAAGATTTTACCAGGGAAGTGGATATCAATTTGCTCAAGGAAGAGTAG